From the genome of Methanomassiliicoccus sp.:
AGGTGCGCAGCTCGAAGAAGTGCCACAGCTCCCGGGCGTTCATGGTGACGGTGATGTTGGTGGTGCAGGCGTTGGGAAGGACATATCGAGCGTCCTCCACCGGCACCTTTCGGGAAAGCTCCCTGTACTCTTCCCAGATGTGCTCCATGAGCGCGCGGTAGCGTTCCTCGAGCACGGGATCGGAGGATATGGACCGCGGGACCACGTAATCCGCGTTCTTCATGTCCACATAACGTTGTGACATCTGGCTATATGATGCGAGGCGGTGGCGAACCAGCTGATGGGTCAAAGAGCGTGACACTCCCTCTATGGAGAAGGTGTAGCAGGCATGCTCGATCACGGAGTGGTGCCCGGAGGCCAGAGGTATGCCCAGCCATCTTGCCCCCTTCCTCTCGTCCCACTCCTCCATGAGATCGCTGGCGCCCTTGCTTGAATAGCAGGAATGGGCGGCCGAAGCGCAAAGCCTCTCTGCGTCCTGAGTATAGGAAAGGAGGGTAACGCGCACGCTGACCAGTATGCCCCTTCGACGTAAAAACCATACTATTGGAGCGATCGCTCGAAGTGGAAGCGGACCTCGGCGTTGTTCTGCACCTGCCGCGGGGACGAGGGCTGGCCGTCGCTGCGTATGTCCTTCAGGCGGTAGACCTTGATGTCGTCCCGGTCCAGTAGGTCCGCTATGCCCTCCACATGACCGTCGCCGATGACCGCCAGAACGACCGGGTACCGGGAGGCGGCAGCATCGATGCGCTTGGCCATCAGTGCGTTGCGGTCGTCGAGAAGTACCTTCTTGAGCGTGGGGAACTGCTCCTGCATCTCCTGCAGGTAGACGTCCCCGTTCTCCTCGAAGTTGTCGACCTCCTCTTCCATCCTCTTGCGGCTTATGAACAATGAGGACAGCGCGGAGAAGCCCAGCTTCAGCTTCTCCATGAAGGGCATCTCCTGGTTCAACCTGTTGAAGGTTTCGTTGGCATCAACATCGATGAGGAGCACAGCGGCGCCTATGGATCGTGCAGCATCGGTGGCTGCCAGCATCTCCGCCCCGACCTCACCACCGTACTGGTGGGCAAGGCGCTTCTGCATCTTGGCTAGGAGGCGGTATGTCAGTCGCCCGCTGGGCTTCCCTCCCGGGTTCTGGAGGGCATGATAGCGGGCCCGGTCCAGCTCCACACAGACCGCATCGGGATGCTCCTTCTCGATCAGCCCCTTGACCTGGTCAGCTATATCGAAGACATGCCCCACACCAAGGAGGATTATCATCGTCAAATTCAACACCAAAGGTCATTAATAACCTTTGTATGGTGTTCCCAACATGGATTGCGACTATGGGCTTGTGGCCTTCGACATGGATGGTGTCCTGGTCGATTACACCAGCTCCTGGACGTGGGTGCATGAGCACTTCAAGGTCAACAACGAGGCGTCCCTGATAGACTACATCGAGGGACGCATCGACGACATGGAGTTCATGCGTCGGGACATCCAGCTGTGGATGGCTCTGAAGGAGGACGTCAGCGTCCATGACATCGATGAGATCCTGAGGCCCGTCCCCATTATCCCGGGGATCAAGGACACGGTGAGCACTCTCCATCATCATGGAATGCGTTGTGTGATCGTCAGCGGGGGCCTGGACATGGCCGCAAGGCGAATAGCCAAGGAGAACGGCTTCGACGATCATATCGCTAACAGTCTGGCCTGTGATGACAGAGGTCGTCTGACGGGGGAGGGAGTGCTGAACGTGGAGCTGACCAACAAGAGAAAGGCCCTGCAGCGCTTCCAGGAGAGCTTCGGTGTGTCCGAGCAGCGCACCGTGGCAATCGGCAACAGCTTCGTGGACGTGTCCATGTTCGGTGCCTCCGGTCTTTCCATAGCCTTCAATCCCATCGACGACGAGGTGCAGAGGAACGCCGACGTTGTTCTACGTTCGAACGACCTGTCGGACGTGCTGCCCTTGATCTTAGGGCGCTAGCTGGTCTCGTGACCATGCTGGCCGATGAGAGGGACGAAGGTCACCAGCCCCAGAGCTCTCTCTTCGAACTTGCCCCCCTCCCTTTTCACAACTGTCAGTTGCTGATATGTCCTGCCGCCGACCGGTATCACCAGAATGCCGCCCTCTTTCAGCTGGTCCTTCAGCGGCGGGGGGACACCAGGACCACCCGCTGTCACCAGTATGCGGTCGAAGGGTGCCTCCAGCGGTAGTCCCTCGGTGCCGTCGGCGATGATGACCCTGACCTGTTCGCCGTACCCCAGCCGTTCCAGGGTCTTCCGGGCCTGGTCGCCCAGATCGGGTATCCTTTCCAGGGATATGACCTGGCCCCCGGGGGACACGAGCTCCGCCACCAGACCGGCGTGATATCCAGAGCCGGTCCCGATCTCCAGGACCTTCTGGCCGGGATGCAGGTCCAGAACCTCCAGCATGTAGCCTACCATGTGCGGAGCCGAGATCGTCTGGCCGTTGCCGATGGGGAGAGCGTTGTCCACATAGGCCCACGGCCATAGCTGACGAGGTATGAACTCATGCCGAGGTACCTTCCTCATTACGTCCAGGACCTGGCGGCTGGTGACGAACCCCGTCCGTTCCAGCTTCTCCACCATCTCCAGACGCTCTTTCTCGTACATATCCCCTCAATAGCTGGTGGTACGCACCGCCTTGGCGTATATCCTCACGATGTCCCGGGCGG
Proteins encoded in this window:
- a CDS encoding FAD-dependent thymidylate synthase, with the translated sequence MRVTLLSYTQDAERLCASAAHSCYSSKGASDLMEEWDERKGARWLGIPLASGHHSVIEHACYTFSIEGVSRSLTHQLVRHRLASYSQMSQRYVDMKNADYVVPRSISSDPVLEERYRALMEHIWEEYRELSRKVPVEDARYVLPNACTTNITVTMNARELWHFFELRTCRRAQEEIREVADQMLFLVREVSPLIFRNAGPPCISRGKCSEGKMSCGKPRKELRAL
- a CDS encoding HAD-IB family phosphatase, yielding MDCDYGLVAFDMDGVLVDYTSSWTWVHEHFKVNNEASLIDYIEGRIDDMEFMRRDIQLWMALKEDVSVHDIDEILRPVPIIPGIKDTVSTLHHHGMRCVIVSGGLDMAARRIAKENGFDDHIANSLACDDRGRLTGEGVLNVELTNKRKALQRFQESFGVSEQRTVAIGNSFVDVSMFGASGLSIAFNPIDDEVQRNADVVLRSNDLSDVLPLILGR
- a CDS encoding protein-L-isoaspartate(D-aspartate) O-methyltransferase; its protein translation is MYEKERLEMVEKLERTGFVTSRQVLDVMRKVPRHEFIPRQLWPWAYVDNALPIGNGQTISAPHMVGYMLEVLDLHPGQKVLEIGTGSGYHAGLVAELVSPGGQVISLERIPDLGDQARKTLERLGYGEQVRVIIADGTEGLPLEAPFDRILVTAGGPGVPPPLKDQLKEGGILVIPVGGRTYQQLTVVKREGGKFEERALGLVTFVPLIGQHGHETS